Within Labrus bergylta chromosome 18, fLabBer1.1, whole genome shotgun sequence, the genomic segment ACTCCAAGTCATGAGAGATAGGTAGACCATTCTGCTGGAGAGTGCAGACACTTCTGAGTCATGGAGTTATGCCCGAGTGATACTTGAAGGTGTGCAAACTGACCAAAACGTTGTTACTGCATTTATTTTCCCAATTAAGATTTATTACAGCAACACGCATATATCACTGCCATATTTCTTTAGGTAAAGCCTTGGTGGGCATTTGCTTGCTCTTATGACACACAGCCTCAAGTTGTTCATAGAGTGCCTGTGCTTTGGCGTGCTTGTACACAAAGTTGCCTCATCCAAGACCATTGTTGATTTAAATAACGCAAAAGGAATGCTGCTGCTAGAAGTCGGAGCGCAGTGTAGAAAGGAGGAAATGTTGAACAAACAGACAGCTCGTTGAACTACTACATATTTTTATGAATCTCTCATAGCTCGATATGGACATTTGgtggaaaaatgttttctgcactgttaataaagtaatttttttaaataaattaaatttatATAATAtcttttgaatgtgttttcattttctgaatTGTCCTTACTGACTGCTTTTTGATAGCTTgagtttaattttaattttggAATAAGGCTTTCATTGAAAAACAACCTTTAGATCAATTCCCAGTTAAACACATAACTTGTGGGAACAACCCATATCTATATAAACTAAAGACGTCGACACGCGGTAGTGCAAACACTTTTATCCCAAAATATGACTTATCCTTCTTATTGTATTAAAGGAGTGGAATGTTTCCATTGCAGCTGACTCATTACTAAGTGTCTTGTCCTGCACATCACCAGTTACATCAATTAGCATTTTACCTTTTACGTTTCTTGTGAAGAATCTCAGTCTGCCTGCTGGACTTGTCCATCAGGTTTTCATGAGGTGTGgcaaagaaaactttttttttgtttattctgaATCATTTCCGCAACAAACTGCCTAATCACCACAGAGACTGCTAAAGATAGCCCTCATTTAAAGGCCTTATATTGTggcttcaaattgttttttccTAAGAGATCTGTGGATCTGATGTTGACTAGAAAAGGGCAGAATTGACACACCCACTGTAAATATTCAATTAAGTAACAGCACTCCTTACTCTGTAGTCCTTTCATTGCCCTAAAATTTGTTTCTGATCAATTTGCCGAACACGTGTACAAGGAGTTTGACTCTTACTTTTCTGTTTGGCATTTCTATTCTTTTATCTTTCATGCAACTATGTGAAACTTTGAAAGCAATTTGAAAGCTGCAGTGCAAGTTGTCATGAGGTGTCTCCCAACACTGAAAATTGTGAGTCAGCGAGGCATTTTACTTATGAaatcgttttatttttttttaactcacaaTATTGTTAAATATGTACATCATTAATTAGAAGAcaggtttttcaaaataaatatctaACCAATAAAGTACAACTAGAACTTCTACATGTAAAAACAATTCTGTGAAATCAGAGAAGTACTGCACATCTGTATTATTTCACACATCGGTATAATACCCAAAATCATACATGCTGAATGTGTTAGATTCTCCCTTTGTCTATTAAAATAACAGTTTGAAAACAGTGATCACTGCATATTAAGGATGatagaaatcaaaacaacacttCTGCCTCTGTATGACATCAATGGAGAGTTTATCTTTCGCTCTGACATCTTAACTGTTGAACTTATTACTATAAACAAAATCTGTGCTTCTATTTGGCTCGCCCCCAATGCCCATACAGCAAACACACTGTTTAAAAGATAGGTGAAGGCTTGTGATGGGTCTAATATTAAGGATTAAAGTGATAAGGCACTGTTCCAGCTATGCTTTAATGTAGTGCTCATCTGATCAGAGGGTTTATTCTCAACAGTGGAAAGACTCTCCCAATACTAAATAAATATTCTTATACATGTAAATGAAAAGTGATTCCATAATTATAATGAGGAGAACTGAACACGTAAAAGATGAGTGCTCCAGGTTGCATGGTTGTTTAGTCTGTGTGGTTTGGCTTTCATTTACAGTTTACAAGTGGCCTGTGAGACTTTGGAGTTGGTCTTTCTGTTGAGGGTTCGACAGATGAAAGCTCCAGCATCCATCAGCCTTGAGAGGTCAACCCCCTGAGAAGTGAATAAAAAGGATGGAAAGTCAAACTTGAGAGAAAAAGAACTTCTTCCTCATAAgcaaaagcaaataaacaaaagactCATGAATGAATTAAGTAAACAATAAGTCagtgttttctaaaaaaaaccccatcttTTCAAAAGTTATCTAAAAATTAATGTTAGCAATCAAAGCAAGTATAAGACACAGGAGGCCAGAGAGAAGCACTTACTGTTTGAATCCCAAGTCCATGCAGCATATAGACTACATCTTCAGTGGCTACATTCCCAGAAGCCCCCTGGGCATAAGGACAGCCGCCCAATCCAGCTACTGAAGAGTCCACCACACTGATTCCCatctgcaaaaacagaaaataaattaaaataaatatattagacattgtccttttaaaagACAACCAAAGTTTCAATTTTTCTGAGGATATAAAAAACCAAACTAGAACCCGACTGACCTGTAATGCTACAAGGATGTTAGCCAAGGCCTGACCGTAGGTATCGTGGCAGTGCACTGCCAGAGCATTAAGTGGGACCTCTCTGCTCACTGCTTGCAACATTTCAGTCATGCTTCCTGGAGTTCCCACCCCAATAGTGTCACCAAGGGAGATCTCATAGCAGCCCATGGAGTACAGACGCTTAGCTACCtgcaaaataacacaaagtttGGCTTgtttaaacaaaaaggacaactACTTTAAAAAGACTTTAGCCTTCATTTAATCTTGTACATATTGAAAACTCACATGTGCAACTTTTTCAGGTGCCACATTGCCTTCATATGGACATCCAAGCACACATGAAACATAACTGGGGTGACGAGAAACATCGATGAAACATAGCAGTAATACAAAGCAAGCACTAAATTCAAATGATTTACTGTTTTGTTGACAGTTAGGAAACTTGTAATCCTACCCTCTTACTGGCACACCAGCCTCTTTAGCTGCTTTCATAACCTCTTCAAAGCGCTGTAAACTCTCATCCACTGAGCAGTTTATGTTCTTCTTACTGAACAGCTCAGATGCAGCACCAAATATGGCAACCTCCGAAGCACCAGCCTTCACCTGAAGTGTGTCAGAGCAAGGAAAGGGATATTTTTCCTCAATACCTTTAGACACAGCTGTGTATAAAGAGCTGGACGTACAGTAAGTCATTGTAGCTATTATAAAAGAGTGTTGAATTATGATGCTTGACACTCACTGCAGACTGGAAACCTTTGAGGTTTGGGGTTAAGACCGGGTAAGACACGCCAGGTCTCTTACAGATCCCCTTCATCACCTCCACCTGGTCAGCCATCTGACATAATGGCAAAAGGGGACAGAATGCAATTAATGCCAGGGGTAACAACACTTTCTGACTGCTCTCTACGGGCTGTGTCTCAACAACTTCCATTTGAAAAGCTCTAAGAGAGGAAAAACTCACCTGCGGAACCCACTTTGGAGAAACAAAGCTGGTAGCCTCAATGACTGTAAGCCCTGATGCTGACAACATgtcaatcaaatgtatttttgtctccGTTGGCACGATGGTCTAAGAGTGAAaacagggaaataaaaagaggaaataaaagacgACACAAGGGCAACACGGATATTGGCCTTTGCCTGGTTACATAACACATGAGCAATGCACCTGCCCtgtttcaataaaacatttgaaacagagcagactTGAAAAAGTCAGGTCTAATCACACATGTAAGATATTTCCATTCGTAGactaatgtgtttgttttctggttattaaatgaaatatatatttttattcgcTACCTTTTCATTCTGTAGACCATCTCGAGGTCCCACCTCCACTATCTTCACCTTTTCAGGAAGAGCTTGGCCTGCTCTTGCGCCTGcctacacaaaaacacaaaaacatttaatgcaTACATTCGGGTTTTTATAAGTTGCTTAGTGTCGAGCTTACAACAAACTAGGTAACCAAATGCATGTAGGTTACTGAACCTGGAGGACGCTTACAGTAGGATGACAAGCCTTGCTGCAAACTAAACTTTCACTATTACCAGGTGGAAGATAACATCTTTAGAAAACTCACTGACTTTACCTTTGCTGCGGAACTAAACGCCAAAAACTGTTGACCCATTGTTGAACTTAAAGTGCCTCTGTTGACTAGCCTCATGACGGCCGCCATGATGGTCCAGCCTCCAGTCTGACGTCACTCTCTTCTCGGGAGGGGAGGAGTGGAGTGGGCTTTTCGTAAGTATAGAAAGGGCGCCATCTACGGgcgtggaaaaagaaaagaaaaaagcatgtTAGGGAAAATAGGGAGTTAGAACCATATTTACAGGGAATAACTATGGCAAGCCGTTCAGGAAATttatatattgaatgaaactgaatgaaattgaatatattgaacaaagactgaatatatggaatgaaactttgaatatatggaatgaaaatttgaatatatatggaatgaaactttgaatatatggaatgaaactttgaatatatggaatgaaactttgaatatatggaatgaaactttgaatatactgaatgaaacttttaatatatggaatgaaactttgaatatatggaatgaaactttgaatatatggaatgaaactttgaatatggaatgaaactttgaatatatggaatgaaactttgaatatatggaatgaaactttgaatatattgaatgaagactgaatatatggaatgaaactttgaatatatggaatgaaactttgaatatatggaatgaaactttgaatatattgaatgaagactgaatatattgaatgaaactttgaatatattgaatgtagactgaatatatggaatgaaactttgaatatattgaatgaagactgaatatattgaatgaaactttgaatatatggaatgaaactttgaatatatggaatgaaactttgaatatatggaatgaaactttaaatatatggaatgaaactttgaatatatggaatgaaactttaaatatatggaatgaaaatttgaatatatatggaatgaaactttgaatatatggaatgaaactttgaatatatggaatgaaactttgaatatatggaatgaaactttgaatatactgaatgaaactttgaatatatggaatgaaactttgaatatatggaatgaaactttgaatatatggaatgaaactttgaatatattgaatgaagactgaatatattgaatgaaactttgaatatattgaatgtagactgaatatatggaatgaaactttgaatatatggaatgaaactttgaatatatggaatgaaactttgaatatattgaatgaagactgaatatattgaatgaaactttgaatatattgaatgtagactgaatatatggaatgaaactttgaatatattgaatgaagactgaatatattgaatgaaactttgaatatatggaatgaaactttgaatatatggaatgaaactttgaatatattgaatgaaactttgaatatattgaatgaaactttgaatatatggaatgaaactttgaatatatggaatgaaactttgaatatattgaatgaaactttgaatatatggaatgaaactttgaatatattgaatgaagtctgaatatactGAATGGAAGCTGATTTCATATCTCTCTATCCACCAGATACCCTGCTGAATTCAGATACCCTGCTGAATATGCTCATTTTACAAAATTACGTCGGCTGAAATATACCAATATTATTTAgaacttcaaaacatttttgaaacagcTGTTCATACTCAAAATGATATGAATAATTTGGAATGTAGATTGCGTCGCCTTGAAGATCATAGTTCAATTATCGGAACATTTTCACTGCATTTGAGTAGTAATGttcaacaaaacatttctgaggGCACTTTGTGCATCCTTCTTGAGGGATTTTTTGAGTCTCTTACGGAGATGTCAGCTGAAAAAACACTACAGacttccattccatatattctaatttcattcaatatattcaacatttcattccatatatttagactttgttcaatatattcaaagtttcattcaatatattcattTCCTAAACAGCTTGCCATAAATAACTGactctataaataaaaaaatacattttttttaataaacgtGAATCACTCACTTTTGTCTTTCAGACTTTCTATTGACTGTTTGGCCAAACTGTCATATtcacataaaaaacacataaaacttTCCTTTGTAAAGTATGTAGATTCTAAATACAGCACAACTAATtcaattgcattttttttttattggtttatttttatgCGTAAATGTTCTTCGGAATAACTTTTTGCTGTTAAAAGATTTGAATTCATCGATGAACTCTTTCAAATGATACAGAATTAAACAGTATGTACAGAAGTAATTGCTTCGATTGTCACCTTTATTGAATTGGATGGaagaatgtttttaatatttgtatcTTATTTGCTATTGTACCTTATGTTTATCTTCTGTGCAATGCTTCTTTTATGATTTGATTTATATCcaatttcacttaaaaaaaacaggacgaGACAGACACAGGAACATATAAAAATATCTTTATCGtgtcaaaaagtaaaaaataaattataattgGCTTTATATCATAGTGCATATCATAGTCAAACATAATCATGAAAAGCACGGCAACCATGGAACACTGAAATAGACAGTCTGTTTTCAACTTTTCCCAAAGTGGGAATGGAAATAAAAGATGCATTATTTTGTCCTTGTCACTATTTTTTGCTCAAATGTCAGCTAGTATCTGGCACATAGTTCCAAAAAGTAGCAAAGGCATGCATACAAAAAACATACTTTATGATCGAGTAATCATAATTATAATAGGAGCAAATAATCATGCTTTGGATACTGCATATCTTTATgaagctaaacaaaaaacactccATTTTGTCACAGAGGTGAACAAACCTTAAAGTAAAGATTAACCAGTTGCATTTTTAGACAACAAATATAagataaatgtgtgtatttacaaTGAATCACATATTCTATGCATAAATTCTCTCACATGGCTTCAGTTCAGACACACAGAATATTGGCACTCAATACCCCTGCCTGCTtcgacacacaaaaacactttggtTCCATTTCATTGCAGATCTTCATCACTGTCGTCAACTTGTTGGATGATGAGGTCAGCCCCCGAGTCTTCAGCCAGGTCATCATCATCTGTTACCATCCAGCTGCCCTTggtgtccccctcctcctccccgtccACCCCCAGTAACAGGGCCGGCTCATCATTTGTCCCCTCTAGACTGTCCATGGGTATCTCGTCACAACCCACTTCCTGGATGCATGTGGCGCACATGCGATAGCGTCGTGTGCCCTCACACACCACATGACCGGTCTCCTCTGTCACTTGACATTTACACTTCCTGCACACCAGCTTCCTGGCTTGATGGATCTTGtgagaagaaagacaaaaaaaaaaacattgatacCATGAAACTGTATGTGACTATGTTTACTCCTGGTTACTATTGGTGTGGCTATAACGGATGGTTGTGAAGACTGATACACAAAAAACCAACGCATTTCTTGTTATTTAACCCATTGCCTGAGCCTAGATTGAAAGCATTATCATTACTTATACTGGAGATGTAAAAATGGAGGTCATAATTTGAATCAAGCAAGGATTTTCTTGTTGTAACTAAACCTACTGTTTCAAAATGGCTACGAAGATGCTCCAGGCGAGTAAAGCGTTTATTGCAGGCCTGACAGGGGTATGGCCTCTCCCCAGTGTGACAGCGCAAATGACGCTTCAGATCTGCCTTCCTCTTCACGGTGTGTGTGCAGAAGGGGCACTTGAAGCGCATAATGGGGTTGGAGTCTGAAAAGGGGGAATAGAAAGTATTAAGAGCATTTGCTTTCCTGATGATTCCTCAAATATCAACAATTATCTTTGATTGATGGCAACACTCATGCCAGTATTCTACTCTTTTGCTAACTTCTCTGAAGCTAGAAGTGCTATTAACCTTCCATATTTCCACATACGCTCCAACTCACCTTTATTAAAATGTCCAATAACTCCCACGATAGACGGTAAAGTAGCATATAGCTCCTCCGCTTTTTCAGCTTTCTGTGACCTTGCCTCCTCAATGGCCAAGTCTTCATGCTGGTTTGAGCGGGTGCTGTAGGGTGTTCTCCTCTTGGTTCCCCCTTTACCTCGCCGCCGCTCTGTGACTGGCAAAGTGTAGAGAGGATCCTGAGGGTCCTGCAGGTCATCTGCTTCTGCATTAATGTCATCAGTAGGGCTATTTGGGTTCGTATTTAGGGATTGGGCAATTGTCTCTTGGTCTGACTCCTTCCCCATGAAGCCAGATTGGGATCTAGAGTTGTCCCGGGTCCAAAGAGCTGGTGGTGGGCTGACAGAGCAGgggccctgctgctgctgctctgaggTCTCTTCTCCTGTTCCACTGGTGAAACTGCAGGTCTCAGACAAGCTGTGGCATCGTTCACTGTCTTCATCTTTTACACTGATGTCCAAGGAAGATTTTATGAAGTTCTTGCAATAGCTGATGACATTGTTCATCTGCAAATAGCTGGCTGCAGACATCACCTCAATCACATTGTGACTGGAGAGGTCAAGCTGCCCAGAGTAGATGAAATCAAGGATGACGGTGAAAGTCTCAGGGCTGAAGACATCAAAGGTAGCGTTGACAGAGTCGGACAGCCCATCCGGCCCCTGGGACAGCAGCATGCGGAAGTAGCCGCTGCTGGCAAACAAGACATTGCGGTGGGCCCTGAAGAGCTGGCCCTCCACCAGCACATTGCAGTCACAGAAAAGCTCTTGGCGTCGCTGCTGGTTAAGTTGCTTGAgcaagttgttttggtgagCCACGGTGATGTCAGCAGTGTTGAACCATCTCTGAGGTTGCCTGCAGGAGACAAAAATAACAGAACCACACTTTCTGTCttcagcaaagaaaaaaaagtattgtgcAAGAGCATGACATAACATATGATTTGCAATTCTTTTAGACACATTGCTGAAATGGAGTGACTTTCTTCCTTGCAGAGCTAAATTAACAGCTACAAATTGACTGATTCTACACGCACACAACATCTGAATACTAGCCTATATTATTTTGGAAGGACGCATGTGCTCCAGGAGTGTGATTCATGGGACATCTGACATTATGATAGTCAGCTTACCTCGGCCAATGGTTACTATACAGACACCCTCTTGAAGTAAATTACAATTATCTACTGCCTTTGTTTCTGCACTGGCCCACTTCCAGCTCCGCAGGAAGCCCGCCCCTAGGAGCCTACTCTGCATAAAGATTGGCTGGACGAGCCTTCAATCATAACCTTCTTCTAATGGGCTACACCCGACTCCAGTCAGAGAGCAGcgggtgacaaaaaaaaaaaaaaaaacctgtaatcATCCCTGAGGCACGCTGAGGCACGCGTCAAATCTCTGATTTTGCAAACACGTCAGGCTGATGGgtggagaaaaaataaaactgacatAGCCGGACATGTCATttcaagagtaaaaaaaaatatgccgCAACCtcaccttcttcctcttcccaAGTAACCTATTTAAACATTATACTGAAGACTCTGCATGTACAGCCTACAGTGTTTATTTGGTTAAGCTCACAGGCAGGTTCCACAGCGCCCGTTAACCCACGGTGAAACGCCCGCCCGCGTCACTCCATGCTGCTCTTCATGTCACATTGAAACCGAGTCTGATGTTTTACCCGAGCTATCCGTTTATTCAGACATCAAGCGACCTAAAAAACGACACCGGAGTGCTGCAGTCCTGCGAGAAAAAAGCGGGCAGCGGCGCACCAGAGCAACCCAGTCTGTCCTGGAGCGACGCCCACTTCAGGCTCCATCCAGCacacaatagaaaaaaatagaCACAAACCTACAGCAACTGAGCATTCTGCTATCAGATGGATAGATAGTGCATTACACGCGGGATAAGGCGCGCTAATACGCCCGTTTTCATGTTCCCCACCACCCCCACTTCTCGCCGGAGGTCCGGAGCGCAGCGAGCAGCGGGGAGGATTTGCCTGCTGCCCAAACCCAACGACTCTTTCCCAGGCGTGAGATGTCAGCAGGACCCGCTTACGCCCCACGAGATATTCCTGACAAAACCCATCGATACTCACTGGTGACTCGATTCACCCGGCGCCCGATAAAGTCTACTCGCCCCCAAGTCCGCCAccacatccatgttttattttttttttgcgttttctctctgctttttttctcgTCCAGGGTCCACACTCAGGCACTTCCTGTTCAGCCCTAAAGACCGAAACCCGGTTAGAGCAACTGAATCACTGTGCTGACGTGGGTGTTTATTAACTGGGTGCCCGAGGGTTCAAGGAGCCATTTAAAGCCCTAGTGCACCGTTTACATGCACTGTTTGGACACAATATATTCAACACTGAAGACCCAAGtgtgaaaaacatttaatacatCATTTTGATTTGACACTCAAACCATCTAGTGACCATATGATAGTGGTAGAGTTCCTTacaatatatcaatatatttttaaagacacaTGTTGTTGCCTAGTTGCTTAAATGTAAATCTACGTAAACTTCCTTATTAAACTAGTGAAGAGAAAAAGTTTCATTTTGATTTGTCTCCCAAATCCAGTATGAGGTAATCACATAGTGTAGTTGAAAGTGCTGAAGTCTGACATTCTTTATTATTTCACAACAATTTCAAAACATCCCAGTTTCACTatctctgtaaataatataacaagtGAAACAGTCTATACTGGCTCTCTTGTCAAGTgttttgagataacatttgcGATGAATTTGCGCTACCCAAATAAAAATGGATCGACTGATTGATAATAGAGTCAAAATGCAGGTTTCAGTTTCTTCAGTAAGAAAATCAATTTATTCTTTTGTTATGGCTCACAGCTCTATAcattcaaagagaaaaatgaattgttaatttgaaataataatacaGGGAAACCCCAAAAAGTGTACGTGTTTCTCTTACAACAGTACAGTGGGAATATGGAACATATAGAAAATGAAGCATAATAAAACAAAGCATTTGGCTCCACTCAAAGTTTCAGGTATAATGCGATATGCAAAAATGTGGAGGCTTATATGGTTCCCTTTGGCCCGGTGATTTAGGAGAGGATTTGATGGTAACACAAGCAGGAGATTCATCATGAGGCAGTGCCATTGGAAAATCCAGTGGGATTCATGGACTGCCAGCGCCAAAGATCCTCACCTGCAGAGGTACAGAAGTAAGAATCAAAACGCagctgtgaaaaaaatgaataaagaaagacaTGCAGACTTTttgatgaaaaataagaaactgttgaaagccagttttttttttaaagcatgtcCTTACACATTCTTTCCAGGTCAAAGCTGGCCTTCCAGCTCAGCTCCTTCTCCGCTAGACAAGGGTCAGCATAGCAGGATGCTATATCTCCCCCTCTACGTGGGGAGATTTTGTACGAGATCTTTACGAGGACACATTAAAAACAAGGTTTAGGCTCCTCATAGCAGCTTGGTCATTCTTCAACACACAGGGAACACATTAAGTATGGTTAGTTCTCCAAGTTACCTATTGGAGACAAAGTACTATCTCCTAAACTAAAGACTATTTACTTTACAATAATAAAGTGTCTGCTGACCTGTCTCCCTGATGCCTTCTCCATGGCTTTCACCATCTGGAGCACTGAGTAGCCTCTTCCTGTTCCGAGGTTGTAAACCTTCAAACAGTAATGCCAGCAAACATAAATATATGTAGACAAGAAAAGAAGCTTCAAAATTCTACTCTTTACGTTCTGTTCTCAAACTTACTTTGCATCCGCAGTCTTCCTTCAGTTTCTTCAGAGCTGCTATGTGTCCTTTTGCTAGATCTACAACGTGGATATAATCTCTCACAcctagaaaataaaaagacactttATGAACCTTACCCAAACAAGCATTTAATCTGTGCACTGCATGTAAGGATCTTCTTAATTACCTGTCCCATCAGGTGTGTCGTAGTCATTCCCAAATACACTCAGACACTGTCTTCTTCCAATGGCAACCTTTGAGAAGGATAATTGAACAATGCAAAACatgttaaaggggacatattgtgagaaatccacttttacagagtttctgaacatctatttgagtaacctgagtgtctactgacccacataatgtgaaataaacccatccagtcctttgattGTGGTCTGCGTAAGTCTtacaacaaagataaaaatgctctgtttgtaaatttgtgatgtcacaagctggattctggtaaaaaaaaaaatccctcccctcccctgatatctccagtTGTGGACTCCATCCCGAgcctaaaacaaaacttttgtgcagatCTTCCATTTTCagtcttgctacagaggagtgatgtctaccaggaggggggggggggggaggggaggggggggctcattatatttaaagagacacacacaccaaaacggagcattctgagagagctggtttatacagggtcacaaatctcctctggtgcttgattcatgttatattttgaccaaagcagagcacagatgtttcatttagaccacaggggactgtttgaaaagctggaaAAGGGGGATCTAGAACTACAACACACTGTCGGATGCACATTCAGTGTCTGATATAGCAGTGAATTTGGCAATGAGTTTGTCTACCTGGGCAACATATGGCAGCAGATTGTTAGGGATACCCTGAGGATCCTCTCCTATCAGGCCAGATGAATGAGCTCCAATTGGGTTGAAATAGCGTAGCAGCACCGCGTTCCAGTCCTGCTCACAAAGAGGCAGGAACGAGACAACATGAATAAATAGTAATTGTGTGTTCATATGAATGCTGTTCTTCTTCCTGATCAGTACCTTTTCAGCTTTGCAGTGGTCCATGATCATCTCCTCAATGAAGTACTTGGTCTTGCCATAGGGGTTGGTGCAGCCACCAACAGGGTGCTGCTCATCGATGGGAAGGTGCTGAGGGTCTCCGTACACTGTGGCAGAGCTGCTGAAGACCAGATTGTGCACCCTGTGAGCCTGCATCACCTGGGACACACATgcaaaatgcacacaaacacggCACACGCGTACAGTCATTGGCTGGTGAGATAGCAGTCAAAGCGCATGCACACCCACACCTTAGGAGTTAACATCTATGATTTGGTAGACATGGTGGGCTCCACAAATGCAAA encodes:
- the zbtb8a gene encoding zinc finger and BTB domain-containing protein 8A isoform X3, producing the protein MLSCCRQPQRWFNTADITVAHQNNLLKQLNQQRRQELFCDCNVLVEGQLFRAHRNVLFASSGYFRMLLSQGPDGLSDSVNATFDVFSPETFTVILDFIYSGQLDLSSHNVIEVMSAASYLQMNNVISYCKNFIKSSLDISVKDEDSERCHSLSETCSFTSGTGEETSEQQQQGPCSVSPPPALWTRDNSRSQSGFMGKESDQETIAQSLNTNPNSPTDDINAEADDLQDPQDPLYTLPVTERRRGKGGTKRRTPYSTRSNQHEDLAIEEARSQKAEKAEELYATLPSIVGVIGHFNKDSNPIMRFKCPFCTHTVKRKADLKRHLRCHTGERPYPCQACNKRFTRLEHLRSHFETIHQARKLVCRKCKCQVTEETGHVVCEGTRRYRMCATCIQEVGCDEIPMDSLEGTNDEPALLLGVDGEEEGDTKGSWMVTDDDDLAEDSGADLIIQQVDDSDEDLQ
- the zbtb8a gene encoding zinc finger and BTB domain-containing protein 8A isoform X2, which codes for MDVVADLGASRLYRAPGESSHQQPQRWFNTADITVAHQNNLLKQLNQQRRQELFCDCNVLVEGQLFRAHRNVLFASSGYFRMLLSQGPDGLSDSVNATFDVFSPETFTVILDFIYSGQLDLSSHNVIEVMSAASYLQMNNVISYCKNFIKSSLDISVKDEDSERCHSLSETCSFTSGTGEETSEQQQQGPCSVSPPPALWTRDNSRSQSGFMGKESDQETIAQSLNTNPNSPTDDINAEADDLQDPQDPLYTLPVTERRRGKGGTKRRTPYSTRSNQHEDLAIEEARSQKAEKAEELYATLPSIVGVIGHFNKDSNPIMRFKCPFCTHTVKRKADLKRHLRCHTGERPYPCQACNKRFTRLEHLRSHFETIHQARKLVCRKCKCQVTEETGHVVCEGTRRYRMCATCIQEVGCDEIPMDSLEGTNDEPALLLGVDGEEEGDTKGSWMVTDDDDLAEDSGADLIIQQVDDSDEDLQ
- the hmgcl gene encoding hydroxymethylglutaryl-CoA lyase, mitochondrial; amino-acid sequence: MAAVMRLVNRGTLSSTMGQQFLAFSSAAKAGARAGQALPEKVKIVEVGPRDGLQNEKTIVPTETKIHLIDMLSASGLTVIEATSFVSPKWVPQMADQVEVMKGICKRPGVSYPVLTPNLKGFQSAVKAGASEVAIFGAASELFSKKNINCSVDESLQRFEEVMKAAKEAGVPVRGYVSCVLGCPYEGNVAPEKVAHVAKRLYSMGCYEISLGDTIGVGTPGSMTEMLQAVSREVPLNALAVHCHDTYGQALANILVALQMGISVVDSSVAGLGGCPYAQGASGNVATEDVVYMLHGLGIQTGVDLSRLMDAGAFICRTLNRKTNSKVSQATCKL
- the zbtb8a gene encoding zinc finger and BTB domain-containing protein 8A isoform X4; translated protein: MLLSQGPDGLSDSVNATFDVFSPETFTVILDFIYSGQLDLSSHNVIEVMSAASYLQMNNVISYCKNFIKSSLDISVKDEDSERCHSLSETCSFTSGTGEETSEQQQQGPCSVSPPPALWTRDNSRSQSGFMGKESDQETIAQSLNTNPNSPTDDINAEADDLQDPQDPLYTLPVTERRRGKGGTKRRTPYSTRSNQHEDLAIEEARSQKAEKAEELYATLPSIVGVIGHFNKDSNPIMRFKCPFCTHTVKRKADLKRHLRCHTGERPYPCQACNKRFTRLEHLRSHFETIHQARKLVCRKCKCQVTEETGHVVCEGTRRYRMCATCIQEVGCDEIPMDSLEGTNDEPALLLGVDGEEEGDTKGSWMVTDDDDLAEDSGADLIIQQVDDSDEDLQ
- the zbtb8a gene encoding zinc finger and BTB domain-containing protein 8A isoform X1, whose translation is MLCACRISQFVAVNLALQGRKSLHFSNVSKRIANHMLCHALAQYFFFFAEDRKCGSVIFVSCRQPQRWFNTADITVAHQNNLLKQLNQQRRQELFCDCNVLVEGQLFRAHRNVLFASSGYFRMLLSQGPDGLSDSVNATFDVFSPETFTVILDFIYSGQLDLSSHNVIEVMSAASYLQMNNVISYCKNFIKSSLDISVKDEDSERCHSLSETCSFTSGTGEETSEQQQQGPCSVSPPPALWTRDNSRSQSGFMGKESDQETIAQSLNTNPNSPTDDINAEADDLQDPQDPLYTLPVTERRRGKGGTKRRTPYSTRSNQHEDLAIEEARSQKAEKAEELYATLPSIVGVIGHFNKDSNPIMRFKCPFCTHTVKRKADLKRHLRCHTGERPYPCQACNKRFTRLEHLRSHFETIHQARKLVCRKCKCQVTEETGHVVCEGTRRYRMCATCIQEVGCDEIPMDSLEGTNDEPALLLGVDGEEEGDTKGSWMVTDDDDLAEDSGADLIIQQVDDSDEDLQ